In Aerosakkonema funiforme FACHB-1375, the sequence AATGTTAGCAACTGCTGGCTGCAACCAATCTAATTCAACCGTTACCCCTGCCCGACAAGGAGAGGAGAATAAAGTTTCGCCCCCCGCCCTTGTAGGGACGGGTGCTGGAGAAGTAGGTTTGTCCGATCGCAACAGTCTGACAAGCGGGTCTTCCTCTCAGTCGCGACCGATCGAAGTTGTGACGACGTTTTTGCCGATGTATTGGTTTACCAAAGCGGTAGCAGGTAATTTAGTTCGGGTAGAAGTTTTGCTGCCTCCGGGTACTGAGGTGCATGAGTATCAGGCAACACCAAAAGATGTACAGGCGATCGCGCAAGCAGATGTGCTGGTGAAAAATGGCTTGGGCTTGGAAGAATTTCTGGAAAATACAATAAAAAATGCCCGAAATACCCAATTAAAACAGATTGAAGCCAGTAGGGGCATTAAACCTTTACAAGAAATTTCCCCAGTCGTTGAAGTAGCCGACAAAGCCGATCGAGACCACAAACACGAACACGAACACTCTGCTGGCAATCCGCACGTTTGGCTCGATCCCATATTAGCGATCGAACAGGTGGAAAATATTCGCGACGGTTTAATTGCCGCCGACCCTGGAAACAAAGTCACCTATCAGGCAAATGCTGCCGCTTACATTCAGCAATTACAAGCACTCGATCGCGAATTTCAACAGCGTTTGCAGCAATATCCCAACTGCACTTTTGTTACTTTCCACGACGCTTATCCTTATCTGGCACAAAGATATCAGCTTAAACAAGTTGCGGTAGTCCAAATTCCGGAAGATCAACTTTCACCAGGGGATATACAAAAGACGATATCAACTGTAAAACAATACAAAGTTAAAGCCTTGTTCGGTGAATCGGGAACAGATAACAAATTGCTAAAAAACCTTTCGCAAGATTTAAAATTAAACCTGAGTGTGTTGGATTCACTGGAATCTGGGTCAGTAGATCCGCAGCATTACTTTACTGCTATGAAAGCTAATCTGCAAACCCTTGAAGCTGCTTGCCGATAGACGAAAAATGCGAGCGGTTCCAGTCGAGCTTTAATTAAGAAGTTAAATTGTATGAATTTAACTTGCAATCACATAGGATCTGGAGAGTATTTATCTTTAATAAACTCAGATTCACAATGAAAATCGATTCTTTTCTGCTTGCGTGCGTCAATAATGAAAAGCATTAAACAAGAAACAATATTACCCCCGGTTTTAAAGGTAGAAGGCTTAACGGTATACCGGGGTACTTACCCAGCTGTTCGGGATGTTTCATTTGAACTTCTGCCCGGTACGGATACGGCAGTGATTGGCCCAAACGGTTCCGGTAAAAGTACGCTTGTCCAAGCAATGCTAGATTTGATAGCGCCCACTTCTGGAACAGTGGAAATATTCGGTCGTCCCGTGAAACGGCTAGGACGTTTGCGGCGCGAAATTGGCTACATTCCCCAACATTTTATTTTCGATCGCTCTTTTCCCATTTCTGTAGCTGAATTGGTAGGCTTGGGATGGGATAATGAAAGGCAAAAGCTTTTCCAAGCCGAGTTGTGGGAACGAAAGCAAAAAAGGCAAAAGCATAATTTTCGGATTTTTCCTTTTTCGTTATCTTGGCACAACCCGGAAAAGGAGGAAGCGATCGCTCGATCTTTGCAACGTGTGAATGCCTACCACCTCCGCAAACAAGCGATCGGTACTTTAAGCGGTGGCGAACTCAAACGGGTATTGCTAGCTTACTGCTTGGTGAGTCCGCGACGGTTGTTAGTGTTGGATGAGGCTTTCGCAGGAGTGGATGTTTCGGGAGAAGCAGATTTTTACGCTTTACTCAACGAACTCAAAAATGAGCAATATTGGACTATTTTACAAGTTTCTCACGATCTAGATATGGTCAACCGTCACTGCGATCGCGTCCTCTGTCTCAACCAAACTTTAGTTTGTTCTGGATCTCCTGACATCATTCTTTCCCCAGAAAACTTACTAGCAACCTATGGCCCAGCTTTCAGTCGCTATCAACACCGACATTAATTTGAGATGTGAAATTTGAAATTTAATTAAATCTTAAATCTCAAATCTCAAATTTGAAATTCAAGCTGGTTCATCCAAATGTTCTGCTACTGCTTGATAGAGTTCCAATACATGACGATCTTGGAGGCGATAAAAAACATTACGTCCCTGTTTGCGATAACTCACCAGTCGCATTGCCCGCAATACTCGCATTTGATGAGAAACTGCTGATTCGCTCATTTCCAGCGCCGCTGCCAAATCGCAAACGCAGAGTTCTTTCACTGCTAAAATTGAGAGAATTCGCAGGCGATTTGCATCGCCTAATAGACTGAAAAATTCCGCCATCCGCTGAGCTTTTTCTGTGTTGAGGATTTGTCCTTGCAGATGGTGGACATCCGCAAGCTCAACAGGGTGTGGCGGATGGCAGGCAAGGTTTTCCGGTTCTTTAACGACATTAGTTAGGGAATGATTAAAGCTTGGGCGAATTGGCATATTAAAGTTACAACTCAAATAAATTTTTAGGTTTTTTTGTATTTCAAGGTGTTTGAATAATGATTTTGCTAGACGAACTTGCTCAATATAATCCTAACTTATTCGCCGTTACTCCTGGCAGCAACTTGATAGAATTGCTACAGTTTCCTTTTATGCAGCGTGCGATCGCAGGTGGCGTCTTGATGGGATGCTTGGGAGGTTTACTCGGTAGCTTCGTCACTCTGCGACAGTTGTCTTTTTTTAGCCATGCAGTCGGTCACTCTGCTTTGGTAGGAATTGTTTTAGGTGTGCTGCTACAGTTAAACCCCACCTGGATGCTGCTACCCTTCACCGTCGCCTTTGGTTTAATCGTACTCTATTTAATCGACCAAACCGATCTAGCTAGCGACAATATTCTTAACGTTGTCTTATCGGGGACTTTGGCGGTTGGCATTATCCTCAGCGGATTGATTCGCGGCTATCGAGGCGGATTGATGAATGTCCTATTCGGCGATATTTTGGCGATCGACCTGACAGACATAGTATTAACTGTATTATTATTGCTCAGTGCAGCTATTTATCTTTTATCCACCCTACAGCAGCAAATCCTGTTGACCCTTAATCTATCTGTAGCTAAGGTTCAAGGCATCCCAGTCCAACTGCATCGGTACTTATTTGTTGTACTGCTTTCCCTTACAGTTGCCTTGGCCACTAAAGCTGTAGGTATTCTACTGGTCAATGCCTTTCTTGTCATCCCAGCTTCTGCTGCCAAATTGCTCAGTCACCAATTTAGCCATTTTCTGGCAATTTCCGTAATTTTGGGAGTCTTCAGCAGCATTTTCGGCTTACTTTTGTCCGGTCTTCTCAACTGGGCTTCCGGCCCAAGTATCGTATTAATCCAATTTTTAGTATTTTTAGCTGTTATCGGTTTTAGCAAGCTAAAAATACAGCAAAGCTGAGATTCGCTTGTTGGGTGAGCATTGCTCACCCGACGAATGTTTTAGCAGCCACAACCGTGATGGCCGCAACCTTTGCCATCGCTATGACCGTTAGCGCAGGAATCGCTGCAATAGTATTTGCCATCCTTTTGCACGGCTTCGGAAATAGAGACTACACAGAGGCAAGGTTCACAAGCGCATTTCATCGTGTTTACGGTAGTCATGGTTTTCTCCCGATCGATTGTTTTTTTTATTCTAACGTATGAACAGCAATTCAGATATTTTTTTATAAATTTTTAACGATCTCAGTAAGAGACTTTGTTGAGCCCAGTTAAATCGGATGTCAGGGTAAGGCTAAAATTATTTCAGCAATTTTAGCGATGGGGGCTTGCCAAAACCCAGATAGGTTTGCTAATTTAGTTAAGCGCTGGAAAAAAAGCACAGCCGCCGGGATAGCTCAGTTGGTAGAGCAGAGGACTGAAAATCCTCGTGTCACCGGTTCAAGTCCGGTTCCTGGCACTCCACAAAAAACCTTGAAATTAAACGATTTCAAGGTTTTTTAGCTTTCAGAGGCATAACCGATCGAGAGACAGCAGTTATAATTTGAGCGTAACAATCCCGCATTTTTGATATCTTTACGGCCAAATAGTGTGTGGTTTTAGAAGAGCGATCGCTCGAGTCAGAAGGAAGGGCTGAAGACTCAGAAAAACCACTGCTAAAATATTGACCGACTAGAATTGAGAAGTAGTTTTACCTACACACTCATACTTTACTCAATCAGCGGCGTTAAAATTTTCATCGGGCACAAACAAAAAAAAACGCGGATTATTTGAGTCGATCGCCATAACTATAAAGACATTCCCAACCAGTAATGCTAGATTTAGGTTTTAATCAAAATAGCGGTAATCTGGCATACCTGTCGGCTTCCGCTCGCCGCTTTCGCTTTCACTTGCCGCAGGCATATCGTGCAGGGTGCTTTCGTAGGCGATCGGGCGAAATCAGATCTGGGCTTTTTCCCAGATTGCCTCATGACTCACACTTGCAGTTGAGAGACCGACTCTGATGAGCGTGCCTATAGATCTTCAAAAACGGCTTTCTGATGCTCCAGTAAAATCGGAATCCGCTTGGCAAATTAATCCGAGCGGTTGGCAGGAGTTAGGGGCTCAATTGGTATATACCCAAGACGCATCTGGACAATATTTATCTTTTTACTGGCAGGAAGCAGAACGCTATGACCTGCGCCCGGAAGCGATCGCCTTTAGCTCAACGAACGAAGCATTTGGCCCAACAGCAATTGACCCGTATCTGGAGCGTTTGCGGCAGATACTGGAAACTCTCGTACCCCAGCGTTTCCAGTGTCAGTTCCGCTACAGGGAATATACCTTCCCCTTCGATTTAGTCATCAGCCCAATTTTAATGCCCGATGGCAGCGCTACCCGAGTGCTGGTCATGGGCTCTCAAGTAGAGCCGCACTTAGCAATGGTATCTAACAACTCCATTGCGGCAGCCCAAACGATAGAAGCAAATCTGGATATACAAGATGAATTAAGCGCTTGTTCTAAAGAGAAATTATCTACAACATCGTCTGGGGTAGATGAACCATCAAGTTTTAAAAATTACCAAAAACTGCTCAGCAAAATTTCCCGCAATATCCGGCGTACCTTAGATCTGGATACCATTTGGCAGCAAGCGGTAGACGATCTGGGGCAAGGGTTGGGTGTCAGTCGCTGCATTATTTGTCCTTACAGTCATTCCGATCCAGAAGTAAAGGTAGTAGCTGAATATCAGCAAGATTCGGCAACTTCCCTGTTGGGGCAAAAACTAAAGTTGGACAAACCGTACCTAACCGAAGCGCTCACAAATCTGGAACCGTTAGTGGTAGAAAGAGGATCTAGTCCGGAAACCTTACAGCAGTCTATGCTGATCGTGGCGACTTGCTATCAAAACCAACCAAATGGTTTGATCCGGCTCGATCGGGAAAATTGTTTCGGTGACTGGCAGTCTGAAGAGATAGAATTGGTGCGAGAAATAGCCGATCAAGTTGGCACCGCTATCACTCACGCCACCCTATACAAAGAGTTGGAACGAGCTCGTCAGGAAGCAGAAGATGCCTCTCGCCACAAGAGCGAGTTTTTGGCAAATACTTCTCACGAACTCCGCACGCCCTTAAATGGGATGATTGGATTCCTCAAGCTGATTCTGGAAGGTATGACAGACGATCCGGAAGAGCAAATGGAATTCATCCAAGAAGCGTATCGCTCGGCTCTACATCTGCTCGGCATTATTAACGATATCTTGGATATTGCCAAGATCGAAGCCGGTAAGATGGAGCTGGAATTGAGCCAATTAGATTTGGACGAACTCTTCGAGGACGTTGAAGATTTTACCAAAACTCAGGCTTTACAAAAGAATCTCAGCTTCCGCATTCAAAGACCGCCCACAAGAGATAAAATTACCGTTTATGGCAATTACCAACGTCTTTTGCAGGTAATGTTAAATTTGGTTGGCAATGCAATTAAATTTACTCACGAGGGTGGGGTTTTAATTACAGCGGAAGTTGTCAGAAAGAAGGTGGTTGTTCAGAACCAGGAACTGCCTGGAATGGTCAAAGTCCGCGTCATAGATACGGGCATCGGCGTATCATTGGAAAAGCAAGATAGACTGTTCCAATCCTTCAGTCAAGTAGACGGTTCGCGCACCCGCAAATACGGCGGTACGGGTTTGGGATTAACAATTTCTCAAAAACTCATAGAAGCTATGAAAGGTGTGGTGAATTTCTACAGTATGGGTGAGGGACTCGGATCGACGGTGACTTTCACTGTGCCGCTTTATCAAGATGTCGTGATGGGTTCGGAACAGCCAACCGATGTAGATGCTTTGATTTAGAGGCTAGGGCGTCAGGGTTAGGGAAAGAGGGAGAGGGCAGAGGGAAAAGGGAAAATATTAATTCTTCGGCTCCCTCCTCAAGAGATCCCCCACTTCCTCTAACTTTTGACTTTTGACTTTTGACTTTTGACTTTTGACTTCCCTATCGTCGGCGTTCTTGCAATTGCCGATAAACAGCTTTGATATCAACTTGATGATGAGCCAAAGCTACAAGAGTGTGGTAAAATAGGTCGGCAACTTCACCTGCGATCGCTTCTTTATCATCATCCTTACAAGCCATCACCACTTCAGCAGCTTCTTCGCCAATCTTCTTTAAAATCTTGTTATCGCCGCCAGCTAGCAACTTGCACGTATAAGAACTTTCTGTAGGATTGTCCCGGCGCGAACAAATGACTTCAAACACTTGAGACAAAGTATCAGCGGGTGGCGCTTGCTTTTGTCCATCCACGCGATGAAAACAACTGCGCTCACCCGTGTGGCAGGCAATATCTCCAATTTGTTCCACACCAATGAGTAAGGCATCGCTATCGCAGTCGTAGCGGAGACTTTTGACATTTTGAACGTGACCTGACGTTTCGCCCTTTGGCCACAATTCGGCACGCGATCGACTCCAAAACCAAGTTCTTCCAGTGGCGAGAGTTTTTTGCAGCGACTCCCGATTCATCCAAGCCATCATTAACACCGTACCATCCAGATAATCCTGGACAATAGCCGGAACCAATCCGCGCTCATCATAGCGGATATTATCGATCGGAATAGATTGACTAATAGGGGTAGGCTCAGCCGCAGGCATAAAATCAGTTAAAGCTTTAGCTCACTCGATCACGATATCATGCTTTGTCCTAGAGAGCTTTAAATCACTTAACTTACAGCCATAGAGTTAAAACTAGCCGCCTGAGTTCTCACCGCACACCAAGCAATCTCATGCGCCTTAGATTCTGTGCCGTACCAGTGAAGCGCACAATTATACGCAGCTCGGTATAATTCTTGAGCGGGCTCTGAAAGACGAGAGCGCACGTCGGCAGGCAAATCTTGATTCGTTTTGTATAACATCGCGGTTATGGGTGCTATATAGGATAATTTATGAGCTTACTAAGCTTGAACAATGGTTTCCACTATCTCAAGATAGACCTTTAAGCATTTCACCAAGATAAGACTCAAGTAAGGAGCAGATAACTTTGGTCACTACCTCATTTAAAACCACCAACTCAGAAGAAATTTTTGCAGCAGCCCAGAAACTAATGCCAGGGGGCGTCAGTTCACCCGTGCGAGCCTTCAAGTCTGTGGGGGGACAACCGATCGTTTTCGATCGCGTCAAAGGCGCTTATATTTGGGATGTCGATGACAACCAGTACATCGACTATGTTGGTACTTGGGGGCCGGCCATCTGCGGTCACGCTCATCCCGATGTCATCGAGGCACTGCACAAAGCTTTAGAGAAAGGTACCAGCTTCGGCGCACCCTCCTACCTGGAAAACGTCCTTGCCGAAATGGTTATCGACGCCGTTCCCAGCATTGAAATGGTGCGCTTTGTCAATTCCGGCACCGAAGCTTGTATGGCAGTTTTGCGCCTGATGCGAGCCTTCACCGGACGGGATAAAATTATCAAGTTTGAAGGTTGCTACCACGGCCACGCCGATATGTTTTTGGTCAAAGCCGGCTCTGGTGTCGCCACCCTTGGCTTACCCGACTCTCCCGGCGTACCCAAATCGGCCACACAGAACACTCTCACGGCTCCCTTCAACGATTTAGAAGCTGTGAAAGCTTTGTTTGACGAAAACCCAGACCAGATTGCCGGTGTCATTTTGGAACCTGTGGTAGGCAATGCGGGATTTATTCCTCCGGATGGCGGTTTTCTGGAAGGTTTGCGCGTACTTACCAAAGAAAACGGCGCTTTGCTCGTATTTGATGAAGTGATGACCGGTTTTCGGATTGCCTACGGCGGTGCCCAAGAAAAATTCGGCATCACTCCCGATTTGACAACTCTGGGCAAAATTATCGGCGGTGGTTTGCCCGTAGGCGCTTATGGCGGACGTAGAGATATTATGTCAATGGTGGCACCATCCGGGCCGATGTATCAGGCGGGGACGCTTTCCGGCAATCCTCTGGCGATGACTGCGGGGATCAAGACACTGGAATTGCTGCAAAAATCGGGGACATACGAATATCTCGATCGCATTACCAAAAAGCTAGCCGATGGATTGTTGCAAATTGCCAAAGAAAAAGGTCATGCAGTTTGTGGCGGTAACATCAGCGGTATGTTCGGTTTGTTCTTTACCTCTGGCCCCGTCCACAATTACGAGGATGCTAAAAAGTCAGACTTGGCGAAGTTCAGCCGCTTCCATCGCGGTATGTTAGAGCGCGGTATTTACCTCGCACCGTCCCAGTTTGAAGCTGGTTTTACTTCTGTCGCTCATACAGAAGAAGATATCGATCGCACCCTACAAGCCGCAAGGGAAGTAATGTCGAGTCTGTGATTTCAAATTCTCGCAATTGAGTTTTGTGTTGGGGACTGAGCATAGGGCATAAACTGCAAATTTTTAATGCAGATTTGAGATTAAATTTAATCTCAAATCTAAAATTTAAAATCTGAAATTGTCCTCTCCCCAGTCCCTAGTGTAAATAACCATCCCATCCAAAAAATCAGCTTGTTCGTCCCCTCGATTCTTATTCAATTTTCAGATATTTTTGCGCTCTATTTTTTGTGCCAAATCATCAGAGAGCAAGCTATTTTGGCGAGCGGCTGCACTCTTACTCGAAGATGGCTGCTTGGGAACAGATGGCTGTCGCCAGAGGACGAAAGGAATAGTCAGTACGCCCAATATCATGACAATCCCTGCTGTTAACCAAACCATTAAACGACTAGGCTGATAATCGCTGTTCTCAATTTGCCGAAAAATTTGATTGTAGCGCCATAAAGAAAAGGCTATCAAAACAATGCCGAGAATTGCTAAACCTAAGCCGAGGTTTTGAGAGTTAATAGCAGAATGGCTGTCGATATTATGTCCTGTGACAGCAGATTCTAACTGGCGCAGAAATAAGCCAAAGCGAGCAATTGCAAATCCAAATCCAATCAGTGCGATCGAGGTTCGCAACCAAGCCAAAAATGTCCGTTCGTTGGCTTGATGCTCTCTTAGGCGGTCAAAATTTGGCGTCCTGTTCATCGCTATTTAAGAGTGGGCAATACCCACCCTACTTAGCTTACTTAGCTTACTTAGCTAACGATAATTTGTAAATTGCAAGGCAACCGGAAAGTCTTCTTGCTTTAAGCGCTGAATAACCGTTTGCAATTCATCTTTCGATTTAGCAGAAACCCTCACGGCATCTCCTTGAATCGCTCCTTGAACTTTTTTAAATTCATCGCGAATCAACTTGGTAATTTGTTTGGCAATTTCCTGACCAATCCCTTTTTTGAGTTTGATTTCTTGCCGAACGCGATTGCCGCTAGCTGATTCAACTTTGCCGTAATCAAATATTTTGAGAGAGAGATTGCGTTTGGCAGCTTTTTGTTGCAGAATTGTGTGAATCGAGTTTAAAGTAAACTCGCTGTCGGTGCTAATCGTAATCGATTCTTTACCCAATTCCACAGTTGTTTTTGTGTCTTTGAGGTCGTAGCGGCTTTGAATTTCCCGATCGGTTTGGTCTACAGCATTGACCAATTCTTGATAGTCAAAGTCGCTCACAATGTCAAATGAATATGTAGAAGCCATAGGAAATCGGTAAAACTCTGAAAAGGTGAAAAGGTAATCGAGTACTTTAAAATTTTAGTCGCTGAGTAAAGATCGATCTACAATCTCAAATCTCAAATCTAAAATCTCAAATTTGATTACCCATTACTCGCTAACTAATTTATACTAGCTTGCAGCAGGCTTTGGACGAATAAAGTGGCGATGCAAAGGGAGCCAAGGGCGAACATAAGTCCTCGCGCTAGGGGAATGTTCAAAATATAAAAAACCGAGTGCAGCAACCTCGCCACGAGAAATGCGATCGCAGCACCTACCCCTACAGACGAATTGACACCAGTTACGTAAGCCATCAGCGCTGCGGCTGCAAACAGCATAAACGCTTCAAAAGCATTTTGATGAGCCCAGGTGGCTCTTTGAGCGTAGGGAGGCAGTTTATCTACGATCGCTCTGGGAGTTGCCAGGGCTTCTTTGCCCAACTGCACGCGAGCATAAGCCACCAGCAAAAAAGGCACGTAAATCAGAAAAGCTGCTATAGCTATACAGTAAAGAAAAATGTCAGACATCGGTATTTGCGATCGCATCATTAGCCTTTATTTCATTCGTTCTCATGCCTGCCAAATCAATCAGAAAGATTGCCAACTTACTTGTCAAATCCGAAATTTGGCTCGCACAAAGAACGGCAAACTTGCCCAACATACTAATCAAAGTAAAACAGCGTCACTAATTTTCGTTGTTCTTCTGCATCTTTACAAGTTTGCAGCAGCGTGCGGCTGTCATGAAAAGCAAAGCAAATCAGCTGCTGGCATCTAGAAACAATTTCCTGATTGCATAGGGCGCTAGCTTCACCTAAAGACAGATGATCGTTTTCTGGCTTTTCTACCAAGTGCATCACCTGTTCGAGCTGCTGGCGCGATTCTAGGGGCTGGCGCTCCAGACTTTGGGGTAAAATCACGGTTAACAGTTTGGGATCTGCCCGCATTGCGCCTCTAATGGCAGCCGCGTTAGTACCCGTAGCACCGGAGGTAATCAGGCTATTGCCGGATAATACCAAGGCATAGCTCATCATCTCGATCAGGTGCTGATGGGTAATAGGAACGTGGCGAGATCCTAACAGGGCAATGCGCTTGGAACCCGTTTGCTGGATTGTCGCCAGTTCTTGGACTAATTCATCAACTTTAGGTATCTCTATCGATTGACTCAAGGACGGTTTGACGTTGAACAACCTTGATATTTTAACAGAATGGGTTACGGTAGCGTTACAGCAGGCTCCAGTCCGAGTTTGGACATGAGACGATCGACATCAAAGTGTTCTTTCATTAACTGACGGACGCACTGCACTTTAATCGGTTCTTGCAGGCGCACTTGACCGAAAGCGCGGTTAATGATTTCTACAGTGGTGAGGGTATCCAGGTCAACCGACAAAATCGGAATTTCGAGGTCTTCAGCGCGATTGAGAATAAAATCGGACGGAGGGACGTGCCCGGTTAAAATCAAACACTGAGTAGAGGTTTCCAAGGCTGCGAGCTGGATATCCTGACGATCGCCACCAGTCACCACTGCCATATTCCTACCCTTGCGGAAGTACTTCAGCGCCGAGTTGACATTCATCGCACCGATAGTTAAGCTTTCCACCATTAGATCCAATCGATCGGGTCGGCAAATCACCTCAGCGTGCAATTGGTGTACCAGTTCTCTGACGCTGACGCTGCGTAGCAAGGCACTCCGGGGCAGAATTCCCAAAACTGCAATATCCCGCTGTTCCAGAAATGGCTTAATCTCTGTTTCTACTGCTTCGAGTTGCTCGCTGGGAACATCATTGAGGATAACGCCGATTAGGCGATCGCCCAACCGCCGCTTCGCTGACAATATCTTGTGTATCGATAGCACCGATTCCAAGCGCGTTACCAACACAATTCCCGCATCCACCACCTCTGCCACTTCCAGCAAGGACATTTCAAACAAAGTGCCCTCCTCCAGAGTTCCTGGCCCTTCTAGCAAAACTAGCTTTCCAGACTGCACCTGGAGGTATTTGAGTAACTCTGAGCGATAATCGATTGTATCTTCGCCTTTGAGACGTTTTTCGATGCTGACTGTATCGAGAAATAATAGGGTTTTCAGCAATCGGTTCGGCGGCAAGTTGAGATTGTGGGCTAAAAACTTAACATCCTCATCCATGCCATCAGTGCGATCGTCGCTCCAACAGGTTCCCAGCGGCTTACCGTAGGCGATATCCAGTTTTTTTTCTTGTAGCTGATGAGCAAGTCCCAAAAGTACCGCTGACTTGCCGCTATAAGCCTCGGTCGATCCTATCAGCAGATATTTAGCAGATTTCGGCACACCCTCACTCCTAATTTTGAGCTGTGTATCCTCCAAACGCCGTTTCTATTCATCCAAACGCAGCAGCTTGCGGTAAAATCCTTTGGAAAAATCGATTGAGCGAGAGGTCTTAAAATTCATTATGACTTCTATTAGAAAGTTAACAAATTCATTATTAGCCAGGGTAACTTCATAACTCATTTCTGCATTGCCATCAAACTGTAACCGACAACGGGTAAGGTCTGATGGTAGCGCCGCCACATTCCAGGTGGCAACAAAGGGGATGCTCTCTCCGCCTTCTATTTTGCGTTTTCCCTCCAGAACCCCTTTTTCATAGAGACTTATGGCTTGGGGTAACAAAGTGCGCTTGTTACCTTGGTAGTAGGGCATATAGACATTGACTCTGCGGGGGTCGGCAGGTTGGAGCTGTTCGATATTTGCACTCATAATCTTCCTTTTTTTGGCCTCTAGATTCAGACTAATGCCCGAATGCTGGGGCGGCAATATTTAAGCCCGTCCCAGCATTCACTGTCTGTAGTATTCCCAAAATGTCTACTTCCATCATCTCTCTACCTTGAAGGCGGACGCAATTGTCAGTGGCCTTATTTTACAAAGGCAGCGAGTGAGGAAACAATTGACACTATCGATCGATTAACTCGGGGATAGACTTGTGCCCAACTTATGACCCAAGAGGAGAGGGGCTTTGAGGCTCTCCCTTCTGTCGTATGGCTGCGTTGGACTCCCGATCTTGCCTAAATTCAGCCTTTAGGGCTCACACCAATTACAATTCTCAGAAAAATCCTACTCGACAAATTGTCAAATCGATAGAAACGGCGACTGAGTACTTCAACAAGG encodes:
- a CDS encoding YidH family protein → MNRTPNFDRLREHQANERTFLAWLRTSIALIGFGFAIARFGLFLRQLESAVTGHNIDSHSAINSQNLGLGLAILGIVLIAFSLWRYNQIFRQIENSDYQPSRLMVWLTAGIVMILGVLTIPFVLWRQPSVPKQPSSSKSAAARQNSLLSDDLAQKIERKNI
- a CDS encoding DNA recombination-mediator protein A; its protein translation is MSQSIEIPKVDELVQELATIQQTGSKRIALLGSRHVPITHQHLIEMMSYALVLSGNSLITSGATGTNAAAIRGAMRADPKLLTVILPQSLERQPLESRQQLEQVMHLVEKPENDHLSLGEASALCNQEIVSRCQQLICFAFHDSRTLLQTCKDAEEQRKLVTLFYFD
- a CDS encoding YajQ family cyclic di-GMP-binding protein produces the protein MASTYSFDIVSDFDYQELVNAVDQTDREIQSRYDLKDTKTTVELGKESITISTDSEFTLNSIHTILQQKAAKRNLSLKIFDYGKVESASGNRVRQEIKLKKGIGQEIAKQITKLIRDEFKKVQGAIQGDAVRVSAKSKDELQTVIQRLKQEDFPVALQFTNYR
- a CDS encoding DRTGG domain-containing protein, with amino-acid sequence MPKSAKYLLIGSTEAYSGKSAVLLGLAHQLQEKKLDIAYGKPLGTCWSDDRTDGMDEDVKFLAHNLNLPPNRLLKTLLFLDTVSIEKRLKGEDTIDYRSELLKYLQVQSGKLVLLEGPGTLEEGTLFEMSLLEVAEVVDAGIVLVTRLESVLSIHKILSAKRRLGDRLIGVILNDVPSEQLEAVETEIKPFLEQRDIAVLGILPRSALLRSVSVRELVHQLHAEVICRPDRLDLMVESLTIGAMNVNSALKYFRKGRNMAVVTGGDRQDIQLAALETSTQCLILTGHVPPSDFILNRAEDLEIPILSVDLDTLTTVEIINRAFGQVRLQEPIKVQCVRQLMKEHFDVDRLMSKLGLEPAVTLP
- a CDS encoding MAPEG family protein: MRSQIPMSDIFLYCIAIAAFLIYVPFLLVAYARVQLGKEALATPRAIVDKLPPYAQRATWAHQNAFEAFMLFAAAALMAYVTGVNSSVGVGAAIAFLVARLLHSVFYILNIPLARGLMFALGSLCIATLFVQSLLQASIN
- the ebsA gene encoding type IV pilus biogenesis protein EbsA, translating into MSANIEQLQPADPRRVNVYMPYYQGNKRTLLPQAISLYEKGVLEGKRKIEGGESIPFVATWNVAALPSDLTRCRLQFDGNAEMSYEVTLANNEFVNFLIEVIMNFKTSRSIDFSKGFYRKLLRLDE